A stretch of Corallococcus macrosporus DNA encodes these proteins:
- a CDS encoding GNAT family N-acetyltransferase, producing MTAFLAFPELTAITSSDAASGFRCEEEALTRYFQQQATQQGRREENRTWVLHRPDERPDLPSVLGFYTLTWIQLERGSLPAPVIRRLPDYPIRAILIGRLARDERCKGMGIGEHLLDDAHRRALRVNAEIGGLVVVVDAKNERAAAFYEAHDYTALIRAGPEATSWPRRYFVKMEDLRATYVGT from the coding sequence ATGACGGCCTTCCTGGCGTTTCCCGAGCTCACCGCCATCACCAGCAGCGATGCGGCCAGTGGCTTCCGCTGCGAGGAAGAGGCCCTTACCCGCTACTTCCAACAGCAGGCAACGCAACAGGGCCGGCGTGAGGAGAACCGGACCTGGGTCCTCCACCGTCCCGATGAACGGCCCGACCTGCCCTCCGTGCTGGGCTTCTACACGCTCACCTGGATCCAGTTGGAGCGCGGCAGCCTGCCCGCGCCGGTCATCCGGCGGCTTCCGGACTACCCCATCCGGGCCATCCTCATCGGGCGCCTCGCGCGTGACGAGCGGTGCAAGGGCATGGGCATCGGGGAGCACCTGCTCGACGACGCCCACCGCCGGGCGTTGCGCGTCAATGCGGAGATTGGCGGTCTCGTCGTCGTCGTGGATGCGAAGAACGAGCGCGCAGCGGCGTTCTACGAAGCCCATGACTACACGGCCCTCATCCGTGCCGGGCCCGAGGCCACGTCATGGCCCCGACGCTACTTCGTGAAGATGGAAGACCTGCGAGCAACCTACGTGGGGACATGA
- a CDS encoding PAS domain-containing protein, translated as MSSSSASNFAIEALNPDGFLVLRPEAPDDFLCEYANPAAQTLLGHGLENALFLSTRRAWLGLRAAWGMTLDTGLRSEQWIHWDTGSGVHTLRVRAARAPEGRLYVWLTEQPQEHRAPPPGPDPRRDEASSRYATALFQAVMQGSTDAIYTKNLEGQYTRINAAGAQLMGRTVEEVVGRTDAELWPAEARASVAHDREVMAFRRTLTYEEAQSGQPGRVWLSTKGVLQDEQGRVFGLFGISRDITERKRLEQSLRAASVTLFDLRMPEGLLRWGPGAAELLGHPSLPSEEPLTALLARLHPEDRMTVAARLTSSTRTPVKLALDFRVVGARGEVRSLTLWGEAHADDAREQRIIGVLVDLTWRTLAPPSGVAA; from the coding sequence ATGTCCTCCTCCTCCGCGTCGAACTTCGCGATTGAAGCCCTCAACCCCGATGGATTCCTCGTGCTGCGGCCGGAAGCGCCCGATGACTTCCTCTGCGAGTACGCCAACCCCGCCGCGCAGACCTTGCTGGGCCACGGCTTGGAGAACGCGCTGTTCCTCTCCACGCGGCGGGCCTGGCTGGGCCTGCGCGCCGCCTGGGGCATGACGCTCGACACGGGCCTGCGCTCGGAACAGTGGATCCACTGGGACACGGGCTCCGGGGTGCACACGCTGCGCGTCCGGGCCGCTCGCGCTCCGGAGGGACGGCTGTACGTCTGGCTCACCGAGCAGCCCCAGGAACACCGTGCGCCCCCGCCCGGACCGGACCCGCGCCGCGACGAGGCGTCCTCCCGGTACGCGACCGCCCTGTTCCAGGCGGTGATGCAGGGCTCCACCGACGCCATCTACACGAAGAACCTGGAGGGCCAGTACACGCGCATCAACGCGGCCGGCGCGCAGCTCATGGGCCGCACGGTGGAGGAGGTGGTGGGCCGCACCGACGCGGAGCTGTGGCCCGCCGAGGCCCGCGCCAGCGTGGCCCATGACCGGGAGGTCATGGCCTTCCGCAGGACCCTCACCTACGAGGAGGCACAGTCCGGCCAGCCGGGCCGGGTGTGGCTGTCCACCAAGGGCGTGCTGCAGGACGAGCAGGGCCGCGTGTTCGGCCTGTTCGGCATCAGCCGCGACATCACCGAGCGCAAGCGGCTGGAGCAGTCCCTCCGCGCCGCGTCCGTGACGCTGTTCGACCTGCGGATGCCAGAGGGGCTCCTGCGCTGGGGCCCCGGCGCGGCGGAGCTCCTGGGCCACCCCTCCCTGCCCTCCGAGGAGCCGCTGACAGCACTGCTGGCGCGGCTGCACCCGGAGGACCGGATGACCGTGGCCGCGCGGCTGACATCCTCCACGCGGACCCCGGTGAAGCTGGCGCTCGACTTCCGCGTGGTGGGCGCGCGGGGCGAGGTGCGGAGCCTGACGCTGTGGGGCGAGGCTCACGCCGATGACGCGCGGGAGCAGCGGATCATCGGCGTGCTGGTGGACCTGACCTGGCGGACCCTCGCGCCGCCGTCCGGGGTGGCCGCATAG